A segment of the Capnocytophaga sp. ARDL2 genome:
AAACGGGTAGGTTTGGCAGTTACCGACCCTATGCAAATCATTGCTTCGGGCTTGGACACTGTGCCTACAAAAGAAATTTTTTCTTATCTAAACGATTATCTGTCAAAGGAAAAAGTTTCTAAAATCGTCATAGGCGAACCCAAACGATTAAACAATGAACCTTCGCAAATTGCAGAAGAAATTCAAAAGTTTTCTGATAGATTACAAAAATTGTATCCCACAATAGAAATTGTG
Coding sequences within it:
- the ruvX gene encoding Holliday junction resolvase RuvX; protein product: MAIDYGSKRVGLAVTDPMQIIASGLDTVPTKEIFSYLNDYLSKEKVSKIVIGEPKRLNNEPSQIAEEIQKFSDRLQKLYPTIEIVRLDERFTSKMAFQTMIDSGLKKKQRQNKALVDEIAATILLQDYLSYYN